The Planococcus versutus genome contains a region encoding:
- a CDS encoding leucyl aminopeptidase, which translates to MQINLQQHSQDSKAEILIVGLSRHPENSKGWEEFTKRFDGKLEGWIKEDLSYDLKSLITYPTLSGAIPRVLFVGLNNRKKLTEEQMRSSFGLVGKELAKKKIQHAAIYTESFENDHISAEDVAFLAAESITMGGYRFDDYKTSSNETRVELESITFLAEQLEEDTEAAATVGAIFGQSVNDARTLVNMPANILTATAMGEYARELGDAYGFETDILGKAELEELGMGAILAVNQGSIEEPRLIVLKYKATEGFEDPLALVGKGITFDTGGYSIKPKDGIVGMKGDMGGAAAVLGAMKIIGELQPKQNVIAVIASTDNMISGNAFKPDDVITSMSGKTIEILNTDAEGRLVLADSVSYAKQLGATKIVDVATLTGGVVVALGKDKTGALTNDEAFFETFLEASMESGEFVWRLPLTESDKKRIRTSNVADLNNSPGRDGHMIFGGGFVGEFAGDTPWIHLDIAGTSDADAAHDLGPKGGTGAMVRTLAMLVEKMADEQ; encoded by the coding sequence ATGCAAATCAACTTACAACAACATTCACAAGATAGCAAAGCTGAAATCCTTATTGTCGGTTTGAGTCGACATCCTGAAAACAGTAAAGGGTGGGAAGAATTTACTAAGCGTTTTGATGGTAAGTTAGAAGGATGGATTAAAGAAGATTTGTCATACGATTTAAAGTCTTTAATTACATATCCAACGCTTTCTGGAGCGATTCCACGCGTCTTGTTTGTCGGGTTGAATAATCGTAAAAAATTGACTGAAGAACAGATGCGTTCTAGCTTTGGGTTAGTTGGAAAAGAACTAGCAAAGAAAAAAATACAGCATGCTGCTATTTATACAGAGTCTTTTGAAAACGATCACATTAGCGCTGAAGATGTTGCGTTTTTAGCAGCAGAATCCATCACGATGGGTGGCTATCGTTTTGACGATTACAAAACTTCATCGAACGAAACACGAGTGGAATTAGAATCTATAACGTTCTTAGCCGAACAATTAGAAGAAGATACTGAAGCAGCTGCAACTGTGGGCGCGATTTTCGGACAGTCAGTAAATGACGCGCGGACACTCGTGAACATGCCGGCAAATATTTTGACGGCTACAGCAATGGGAGAATACGCAAGAGAACTTGGCGACGCTTATGGCTTTGAAACAGACATTTTAGGGAAAGCTGAACTAGAAGAGCTAGGCATGGGAGCAATTCTTGCAGTTAACCAAGGTTCGATTGAAGAGCCGCGTTTAATTGTCTTGAAGTACAAAGCAACAGAAGGGTTTGAAGATCCGTTAGCGCTTGTTGGAAAAGGGATTACTTTTGATACGGGTGGCTACTCAATCAAGCCGAAAGACGGTATTGTGGGAATGAAAGGCGACATGGGTGGAGCTGCTGCAGTACTCGGCGCGATGAAAATTATTGGCGAGTTACAGCCTAAACAAAATGTGATCGCAGTAATCGCTTCAACAGACAATATGATTTCTGGAAATGCTTTTAAACCTGATGATGTAATCACTTCGATGAGCGGCAAAACAATTGAAATTCTAAATACGGATGCGGAAGGTCGTTTAGTATTAGCTGATTCTGTAAGCTATGCAAAACAATTAGGAGCAACTAAAATTGTGGATGTTGCAACATTAACAGGAGGCGTTGTCGTTGCATTAGGCAAAGACAAAACGGGTGCTTTGACGAACGACGAAGCATTTTTTGAAACGTTCTTAGAAGCTTCTATGGAGAGTGGTGAATTTGTTTGGCGCTTGCCGTTAACAGAAAGCGACAAAAAGCGCATACGGACAAGTAATGTTGCAGATTTGAACAATTCACCAGGACGTGATGGCCACATGATTTTTGGTGGCGGATTTGTGGGAGAATTTGCAGGAGACACGCCGTGGATTCATTTAGATATTGCTGGCACTTCAGATGCAGACGCTGCACATGATCTTGGACCTAAAGGTGGAACAGGTGCTATGGTGCGGACACTTGCTATGCTAGTTGAAAAAATGGCAGACGAACAATAA
- the mnhG gene encoding monovalent cation/H(+) antiporter subunit G — translation MVTGVLFSLVTALGLIRLPDVYTRTHAASKSSTLGVLCILLATFIHFWLIEDIFNTQLIIAIVFLFITAPVGGHLIGRAAYMSGIKVAAETVRDDMESAIKEKKEDILNRKAPEE, via the coding sequence ATGGTTACAGGCGTCTTATTTAGCTTAGTAACAGCACTCGGGCTTATTCGTTTGCCAGATGTCTATACGCGTACACACGCAGCTTCTAAGAGCTCTACACTTGGTGTTCTTTGTATATTGCTCGCAACCTTTATCCACTTCTGGTTAATTGAAGACATATTCAATACGCAGCTCATTATCGCAATTGTGTTCTTGTTTATCACAGCTCCTGTAGGTGGTCATTTGATTGGACGAGCAGCCTACATGTCCGGGATTAAAGTTGCTGCTGAAACAGTGCGTGATGACATGGAGTCTGCAATAAAAGAGAAAAAGGAAGATATTTTAAATCGTAAAGCACCTGAAGAATAA
- a CDS encoding Na(+)/H(+) antiporter subunit F1 yields the protein MMLFYWISLILVSTGFTGLLFRLVKGPTIADRVVALDAIGISLVSIIALLSLIIGTEFFLEVIVLLSILSFIGTTAFAKFLERGEIFDRNNHH from the coding sequence ATGATGCTGTTTTACTGGATTTCACTAATTCTTGTGAGCACTGGATTTACGGGACTGCTCTTCCGACTTGTTAAAGGACCGACGATTGCTGATCGCGTTGTGGCATTAGATGCGATTGGTATATCGTTGGTATCTATCATTGCTTTACTGTCATTGATCATTGGGACAGAGTTTTTCCTCGAGGTCATTGTCTTGTTAAGTATTTTATCTTTTATCGGAACGACTGCTTTTGCGAAATTCCTTGAGAGAGGAGAGATTTTCGATCGAAACAATCATCATTAA
- a CDS encoding Na+/H+ antiporter subunit E, translated as MALQILLNFFLALVWMFMTVSFSPSGFAIGFLVGLGIIILMRRFFSHRLYTSRIWAIASLFLLFFRELFKSSVQVLLIVIKPNMNLKPAIFEMETELKADWEITLLSALITLTPGTLVVGISDDQKRLYIHALDFDDIDDAVNSIKETFERAILEVSRP; from the coding sequence ATGGCTTTACAAATCTTGTTAAATTTCTTCTTAGCTCTTGTGTGGATGTTCATGACTGTTTCCTTTAGTCCTTCAGGATTCGCAATCGGTTTTTTAGTTGGACTTGGAATTATTATCTTGATGCGCCGTTTTTTTTCACACCGACTTTATACATCAAGAATCTGGGCAATTGCTTCTCTGTTTTTGTTGTTTTTCAGAGAACTCTTTAAGTCGAGTGTGCAAGTTTTACTAATTGTAATCAAACCTAATATGAATTTAAAGCCTGCGATTTTTGAAATGGAGACCGAATTAAAAGCAGATTGGGAAATCACACTATTATCAGCGCTAATTACACTAACTCCCGGAACATTGGTTGTAGGTATATCTGATGATCAAAAGCGGCTTTATATTCATGCGCTCGATTTTGATGATATTGACGATGCGGTCAATTCAATAAAAGAGACATTTGAACGGGCTATATTGGAGGTGAGCCGCCCATGA
- a CDS encoding Na+/H+ antiporter subunit D, with product MSNLLLFPIIIPLFFAALLMIFPKNIKLQRILAAIGAGTALISAVVLLAKVNTDGIQAVTLGSWPAPFGISMVSDPLSALLVVTSSTLVLLVVFYSFPTIGIKREQSFYYPAVLFLMVGVNGAFTTGDIFNLFVFVEVLLMASYALIVHGGEKPQLRESIKYLLVNIISSALFVAAVAFLYSVTGTLNMADLAVKIPQIKETGILTVIAVLFLMVFGFKAAIFPLYFWLPGSYYAPPIPILALFGALLTKVGVYAIMRTYTLFFTMNVGFTHELLGIIAILTILAGCIGALAYFDVKKIIIYNIIIAVGVILFGVAQLNQPGIDGSIFYLIHDMLIKAALFFLVGIVAVLFGTTDLRKMGGLIQTYPVLGWVYLITAFGLAGIPPLSGFPGKLLIVQGGFEGPQFWGSIVVLATSLIVLLSVVRIFVYAFWGEPVKTIPLKKSVYNQMFIPTVILVAITVVFGVGAELFMPLISGAGEVLLNPSIYIDAVLKE from the coding sequence ATGAGTAATTTACTGTTGTTCCCAATTATCATTCCGTTATTTTTTGCTGCTCTCCTGATGATTTTCCCAAAAAATATAAAGCTTCAACGCATATTAGCAGCCATTGGTGCGGGAACTGCGTTAATATCTGCAGTGGTACTACTCGCTAAAGTTAATACAGATGGTATTCAAGCTGTCACGCTTGGAAGTTGGCCTGCGCCATTTGGCATTTCGATGGTGTCTGATCCTTTGTCTGCTTTGCTAGTGGTCACATCTTCTACGCTTGTATTACTTGTTGTTTTTTATAGTTTTCCAACGATTGGCATTAAACGCGAACAATCGTTTTATTATCCTGCTGTACTGTTTTTAATGGTTGGTGTTAATGGTGCCTTTACGACAGGTGATATCTTTAACTTATTCGTTTTTGTTGAAGTGCTGCTTATGGCTTCATATGCGTTAATTGTCCATGGAGGCGAAAAGCCACAGCTTCGCGAGTCGATTAAGTACTTGTTAGTGAATATTATTTCATCGGCTTTGTTCGTAGCTGCCGTTGCCTTTCTCTATTCAGTTACAGGCACATTGAACATGGCAGATTTGGCAGTGAAGATTCCCCAAATCAAAGAAACCGGTATTCTAACCGTTATCGCGGTCCTGTTTTTAATGGTCTTTGGCTTTAAAGCTGCTATATTTCCATTGTATTTCTGGTTGCCGGGATCTTATTACGCACCTCCGATTCCGATTCTTGCTCTATTCGGAGCTTTGCTAACCAAAGTTGGGGTTTATGCAATTATGCGTACATACACATTGTTCTTTACGATGAATGTTGGATTTACTCACGAATTGCTTGGAATTATTGCTATTCTAACCATTCTTGCCGGTTGTATTGGCGCTCTCGCTTATTTTGATGTTAAAAAAATTATTATTTACAACATTATTATTGCAGTTGGGGTTATTTTGTTTGGTGTAGCTCAGCTTAATCAACCGGGTATTGATGGATCCATCTTTTACTTGATCCATGATATGTTAATTAAAGCCGCTTTGTTTTTCTTAGTTGGAATTGTTGCAGTGCTATTTGGTACGACAGACCTTCGAAAAATGGGAGGATTGATCCAAACCTATCCGGTACTTGGTTGGGTTTATCTCATAACAGCATTTGGTTTAGCTGGTATTCCACCACTTAGCGGATTCCCTGGTAAACTACTAATTGTTCAAGGTGGCTTTGAAGGTCCTCAATTTTGGGGCAGCATTGTTGTTTTGGCTACTAGCTTGATCGTGCTACTTAGCGTTGTGCGTATTTTCGTTTATGCTTTTTGGGGTGAACCGGTTAAAACCATTCCATTAAAAAAATCTGTTTATAATCAAATGTTTATCCCAACGGTCATCCTTGTTGCCATTACAGTGGTATTCGGGGTCGGCGCGGAACTCTTCATGCCTCTTATTTCAGGAGCGGGTGAAGTGCTGCTGAATCCATCCATCTACATTGATGCGGTATTAAAGGAGTAG
- a CDS encoding Na(+)/H(+) antiporter subunit C, whose translation MEIIMSVAIGFLFMAAVYLMLSKSLIRIIIGTGLLSHGAHLLLLTMGGLGGNSPPVVADGVKISDYADPLPQALILTAIVISFAVTSFFLVLAYRSYQELGTDNMDLLRGTEDYE comes from the coding sequence ATGGAAATAATTATGTCGGTTGCCATTGGATTTCTCTTTATGGCAGCTGTGTACTTAATGCTTTCGAAAAGTTTGATTCGTATTATTATTGGTACTGGTTTGTTAAGCCACGGTGCTCACCTTTTGTTATTGACAATGGGTGGACTTGGCGGAAACTCGCCCCCTGTTGTGGCTGACGGTGTAAAAATTAGCGATTATGCTGATCCATTGCCACAAGCGTTAATATTGACAGCTATTGTCATTTCGTTTGCTGTCACATCTTTTTTCCTAGTGCTCGCTTACCGTTCTTATCAGGAGCTCGGTACCGACAATATGGATTTGCTGAGAGGAACTGAAGACTATGAGTAA
- a CDS encoding Na(+)/H(+) antiporter subunit B: MRTNDVMLQTATKVVTFIILMFAVHIFFAGHYTPGGGFVGGLLTTSAIVLLMLAFDIETVKKILPINYVTMTATGLLLALATASAAIIFDVPFFTHAFGYFDLPLFGKTSLHSAMLFDAGVYLVVVGVTMTIIQTIGEDE; this comes from the coding sequence ATGAGAACAAATGATGTTATGCTTCAAACGGCCACAAAAGTTGTGACCTTCATCATTTTGATGTTTGCTGTCCACATCTTCTTTGCAGGACATTACACACCTGGTGGCGGATTTGTAGGCGGTTTATTGACGACTAGTGCAATTGTTTTATTAATGCTAGCGTTCGATATTGAAACCGTAAAAAAAATATTGCCGATAAATTACGTTACGATGACGGCAACGGGTTTGTTACTGGCACTAGCTACAGCTTCTGCTGCGATCATCTTTGATGTTCCATTTTTCACCCACGCTTTTGGTTATTTTGATTTACCGCTTTTCGGCAAAACGTCTCTGCATTCAGCGATGTTGTTTGATGCCGGAGTTTACTTGGTTGTTGTCGGTGTAACGATGACCATTATTCAAACGATTGGAGAGGATGAATAA
- a CDS encoding Na+/H+ antiporter subunit A, translating to MSLVFLIFLPLLAALFVPLLFKKFGKIHTGWFVLVVPVILFIYYVSLLPTTVTGGTLVSEFQWIPSLDISFVSYIDGLSLLFTLLITGIGALVVLYSIFYLDKHREQLHNFYVYLLMFMTAMLGIVQSDHLITLYLFWELTSISSFLLIGYWYTRDRSRFGALKSMMITVFGGLMMLGGFILLSIMGDTYSIRELIPQATELVTHDFFIWALVLVLFGAFTKSAQFPFYIWLPDAMEAPTPVSAYLHSATMVKAGLYLVARLTPIFAISGTWMWLVAGVGLFTMFWGSFFALKQKDLKGILAFSTVSQLGLIMSLLGASAAGYHIDNIAETTFKYAGFAAIFHLINHAVFKGSLFMIAGIVDHETGTRDIRKLGGLMSLMPISFTVAMIGAFSMAGLPPFGGFLSKEMFLTAMLSLMEFDLFSMDVWGILFPIVAWLGSVFTFIYSFYFVFHTFAGKHQPEELPKPAHEAPLGMLISPVFMSLLVIVIFFIPNLVGDWLVKPAVLAMQPFLYNSPDDIKIHVEAWHGFKPEFFMTLGIFGIGFLLFWTLRKWQKSYDRFPDTLNALYNNIVFLSDTGANRFSGIYMTGFIRSYLVYMFSFVIFIVIGTLFLTDAFAIDLTNLAPVGFYEIVILIALVGSTLTILLSKSRLTGIIALGAVGYSVALFFVIFRAPDLALTQLVIETISVALFLLAFYHLPQISRKEERMRFKLGNALVAIGVGVMVTLVALASHSQKALPSISEFYKETVYSEAGGGNIVNVILVDYRGFDTLFEIAVLGIAGIGIITMIKLRLTKKEERHENK from the coding sequence TTGTCACTTGTGTTTTTAATTTTTTTACCGTTACTTGCAGCCTTGTTCGTTCCGTTGTTATTTAAGAAGTTCGGAAAAATCCATACGGGCTGGTTTGTTTTAGTGGTTCCCGTTATTTTATTCATTTACTACGTTTCGTTGTTGCCAACCACAGTCACTGGTGGCACTTTAGTTTCTGAATTCCAATGGATTCCTTCGCTCGATATCTCATTCGTATCTTATATCGATGGATTGAGTCTTTTGTTCACTTTGCTAATTACAGGGATTGGGGCGTTAGTTGTCCTCTACTCTATTTTCTATTTAGATAAGCATCGTGAACAATTACATAATTTTTACGTATATTTATTGATGTTTATGACAGCAATGCTCGGTATTGTTCAAAGTGACCATTTAATCACCCTTTACCTTTTCTGGGAATTGACATCGATTTCATCGTTTTTGTTAATTGGTTATTGGTATACACGCGACCGTTCTCGTTTTGGTGCATTAAAATCAATGATGATTACGGTATTCGGCGGATTGATGATGCTTGGAGGATTTATCCTACTAAGTATTATGGGAGATACATATTCCATACGCGAGTTAATCCCACAAGCAACTGAACTTGTAACACATGACTTTTTTATTTGGGCGCTTGTATTAGTATTATTCGGTGCGTTCACAAAGTCCGCACAGTTTCCGTTTTACATCTGGCTGCCAGATGCAATGGAAGCACCAACTCCTGTTAGTGCCTACTTGCACTCGGCGACAATGGTCAAAGCCGGACTGTATTTGGTTGCACGACTGACACCTATTTTCGCGATTTCAGGAACGTGGATGTGGCTAGTCGCAGGTGTCGGTTTGTTCACGATGTTTTGGGGTTCGTTTTTCGCTTTAAAGCAAAAGGATTTAAAAGGAATTTTAGCGTTTTCAACCGTTTCACAACTTGGGTTGATTATGTCTTTGCTTGGTGCTTCAGCTGCTGGCTACCACATCGACAATATTGCAGAAACTACATTTAAGTATGCTGGATTTGCTGCGATTTTTCATTTGATTAATCATGCTGTTTTTAAAGGCAGTTTGTTCATGATCGCAGGTATTGTGGATCACGAAACCGGTACACGAGACATCCGTAAATTGGGTGGTCTAATGAGCTTGATGCCTATTAGTTTTACCGTCGCAATGATTGGGGCTTTTTCAATGGCCGGCTTGCCACCGTTTGGTGGATTCCTAAGTAAGGAAATGTTTTTGACCGCGATGCTGTCGTTAATGGAGTTTGATTTGTTCTCGATGGATGTTTGGGGCATTCTGTTTCCTATCGTCGCCTGGCTTGGATCGGTATTTACGTTTATCTATAGTTTTTATTTTGTGTTTCACACATTTGCAGGAAAACACCAACCAGAAGAATTGCCAAAACCGGCTCACGAAGCACCTCTTGGCATGTTGATTTCGCCGGTTTTTATGTCACTTCTTGTAATCGTGATTTTCTTTATCCCAAATCTTGTTGGTGACTGGCTCGTGAAACCGGCTGTCTTAGCTATGCAGCCTTTCTTATATAACTCACCAGATGATATTAAAATTCACGTAGAAGCGTGGCATGGGTTTAAACCCGAGTTCTTTATGACACTCGGCATTTTCGGAATTGGTTTTCTGTTGTTTTGGACACTCCGTAAATGGCAAAAGAGTTACGACCGCTTCCCGGATACGTTAAATGCACTTTATAATAATATTGTGTTTTTAAGTGATACGGGCGCGAATCGGTTTTCTGGAATATACATGACTGGCTTTATTCGGTCTTATTTAGTGTACATGTTTAGTTTCGTTATTTTTATCGTAATTGGGACACTTTTTTTAACAGATGCATTCGCTATTGATTTAACGAATTTAGCACCTGTTGGATTTTATGAAATAGTTATTTTAATCGCTTTGGTCGGCTCGACATTAACAATTCTTCTTTCAAAGTCAAGACTTACAGGTATTATTGCACTAGGGGCAGTTGGCTATTCAGTCGCCTTGTTTTTTGTTATTTTCCGTGCGCCTGACTTAGCATTAACACAACTCGTGATCGAAACCATTTCGGTTGCTTTGTTCTTGTTAGCGTTTTACCACTTACCACAGATCAGCCGAAAAGAAGAACGTATGCGTTTCAAACTTGGAAATGCACTTGTTGCAATAGGTGTCGGTGTTATGGTGACATTGGTTGCGCTTGCTTCTCACTCGCAAAAAGCGTTGCCTTCTATTTCCGAATTTTATAAAGAAACTGTCTACTCAGAAGCAGGCGGTGGAAATATTGTCAACGTGATTTTGGTTGATTACCGTGGATTTGATACTTTGTTCGAAATTGCTGTGCTCGGAATTGCTGGCATTGGGATTATCACAATGATTAAACTGCGCTTAACGAAAAAGGAGGAGCGGCATGAGAACAAATGA
- a CDS encoding MFS transporter: protein MDTQKKNFFIIMFTNFLVAGSTTMIMPFLSLYIESLGNFSDEYVQRWSGLVFGVTFVAALIMSPIWGRIADKYGFKPILIINGFGIAISIFLMGTADSVSELFMIRLFMGVVTGFIPTSLAFVSSQTSKESAGKTLGTLQMGSVSGTLFGPVLGGLMADAFGFKYTFLITAIVITIAALFVVFGLHEIKRVKAKDGHVYAPKTIINGILNHRLMLNVMIITALIQIGNFSIQPLLSLYVAELTEGSVQVAFLAGITFSATGVGNILFARRWGRLGDSIGYEKVLGFLLLLSFVFIIPQAFVTELWQLIILRLFFGMAVGGMIPTTTALMRREAPIEIQGEIMGYNTSFRFLGNIIGPVFGGIISGVIGISSVFIVTGLLFIFAFVFLRSTLAKPQQDFEDVLLEQELKNT, encoded by the coding sequence ATGGATACTCAAAAAAAGAATTTCTTCATTATTATGTTCACCAACTTCCTTGTTGCCGGGAGCACCACCATGATTATGCCATTCTTATCACTTTATATAGAATCGCTCGGTAACTTCTCGGATGAGTATGTCCAACGCTGGTCTGGACTGGTTTTTGGTGTCACTTTTGTTGCAGCTTTAATTATGTCCCCTATCTGGGGACGTATTGCTGATAAATATGGGTTTAAGCCCATTTTGATTATTAATGGTTTCGGTATTGCTATTAGCATTTTTCTTATGGGAACTGCTGATTCTGTATCGGAATTATTTATGATTCGTTTGTTTATGGGTGTGGTAACTGGTTTTATCCCTACTTCTTTAGCTTTTGTTAGTTCTCAAACCTCTAAAGAATCAGCTGGTAAAACGCTCGGAACGCTTCAAATGGGCAGTGTTTCAGGTACATTATTCGGTCCGGTTCTTGGTGGTTTGATGGCAGATGCGTTTGGTTTTAAATACACTTTTCTCATCACTGCAATTGTGATCACAATTGCAGCATTGTTTGTTGTTTTTGGTTTGCATGAAATCAAACGAGTTAAAGCAAAAGATGGACATGTGTATGCTCCCAAAACAATTATTAATGGCATTTTAAATCATCGTTTAATGCTCAATGTGATGATCATTACAGCATTGATTCAAATTGGTAACTTTAGCATTCAGCCTCTACTGTCACTGTATGTGGCAGAACTAACTGAAGGTAGCGTGCAAGTCGCCTTTCTTGCCGGTATTACTTTCAGTGCTACTGGAGTAGGGAATATCTTGTTTGCTCGGCGTTGGGGGCGCTTGGGCGATTCGATTGGCTACGAAAAAGTGCTCGGCTTTCTTTTGTTGCTGTCTTTTGTCTTTATCATTCCTCAAGCCTTTGTCACTGAACTTTGGCAATTGATTATTTTGCGTTTGTTCTTTGGAATGGCAGTCGGCGGAATGATCCCAACGACAACTGCTTTAATGCGACGTGAAGCTCCAATCGAAATTCAAGGAGAAATTATGGGTTACAACACCAGTTTCCGCTTTCTTGGAAACATCATAGGTCCTGTGTTTGGTGGTATTATTAGTGGCGTTATTGGCATCTCTTCTGTCTTTATCGTAACTGGCTTGTTATTTATTTTCGCCTTTGTCTTTCTCCGGTCCACATTGGCCAAACCGCAACAAGATTTTGAAGATGTACTACTTGAGCAGGAACTGAAAAATACGTAA